In Flavobacterium piscisymbiosum, the sequence TCTATTACAATCAAAGCAACAAATAATGGAGTTGCAGCTCTTTTGGCAGTTTTTGTCGAAATGAAAAACTTTTCTCCATCCATTTCAGCAGTGATCGGAATAATTTTCCCTAATGTTTTATATACAAAAGAATCTTTGGGCTGGAAATCATCATCTTCTCCGGAGAACAACATTTTTATTGCAGTAAAAAGCAGGAAAAGTCCAAATACATAGGTAGTCCATGCAAATTTATTAATAAGCATTACTCCAAAGAAAATCATTAATCCGCGGAAGATTACAGCGCCCAGGATTCCCCAGAATAAAACGCGGTGTTGGTATTTTTGTGGTATTTTGAACGAAGCGAAAATAATCGCAATAACAAAAATATTGTCTACACTTAAAGACAGCTCAATCAAATAACCGGTAATAAACTTCATAGAAGCTACAGCTGGTTTTAGATTGTCAGGATTCGCAATATAATCAGTAGTGTAAAGCCAGTAAATTACTCCCGAAAACAGAAATGATAAAGTCACCCAAATAAGTGTCCATTTACTTGCTTCTTTGGTACTAATAATATGGGGATTTTTATTGAAAACACCCAAGTCTAAAGCAAGAATAAAAACAACGGCTAATAAAAACAAAATCCAGACTATCATGATACTTTTTTTAAATGATTTACAAAGATAGTTTTTGAAGTTTAACTTAAAAATTTATTATCGAAAACTTATGTTGAAATTCTGAATAAAACTTCGCTATCTTAACTCTTGTGGCGGTGAGGTTTGAGTAAGATAAGAACTTTGTCAAAGTTTTAAACTTTGACAAAGTTTTGTGACTTTCAAAATGATGATAAATAAAAAAAAGTGCCAACAATTACGATGGCACTTTTAAGATATAATCTAAGCTTTGAATTATAGCGCTGATTTTACAGTTTTGATAATTCTTGCAGCAATTTTGTATGGATCTCCGTTTGAAGCTGGTCTTCTGTCTTCAAGATATCCTTTCCATCCTTTTTGAACAGTGTATAAAGGAATTCTGATTGAAGCTCCTCTATCAGATACTCCGTAAGAGAAATCGTGAATAGAAGCAGTTTCGTGTTTACCAGTTAAACGTTGGTCGTTGTAAGCTCCGTAAACTGCAATGTGTTCTGCAACAACAGGACGGAAAGCTTCACATATTTTTTCGTAAGTTTCTTTAGATCCACATGTTCTTAATACTTCGTTAGAGAAGTTAGCATGCATACCTGAACCATTCCAGTCAGTATCTCCAAGTGGTTTTGGGTGGTATTCGATATAGTAACCATATTTTTCAGTCAAACGATCTAGTAAGTAACGGGCAACCCAAATTTCGTCTCCGGCTTTTTTAGCACCTTTAGCGAATAATTGAAATTCCCATTGTCCGCAGGCAACCTCTTGGTTAATACCTTCAAAGTTAAGTCCGGCAGCGATACATAGGTCAGCATGTTCTTCTACTAATTTTCTTCCGTGAGTGTTTTTTCCACCTACAGAGCAGTAGTACATACCTTGTGGAGCAGGATATCCTCCAACAGGGAAACCTAATGGCAATAAAGTTTTAGTATCCATGATGAAATACTCTTGTTCGAAACCAAACCAAAAATCATCATTATCATCATCAATTGTAGCTCTACCGTTAGAAGGGTGTGGTGCTCCGTCAGCATACATAACTTCTGACATTACAAGGTATCCGTTTATACGAGTTGGATCAGGGTAGATTGCAACAGGAACTAATAAACAGTCAGAAGATCCGCCTTCAGCTTGTTTTGTTGATGAACCATCAAATGACCAGTTTCCAAGTTCTTCTAATGTTCCTTTGAAATTTTCATGCTCTTCAACTTTAGTTTTACTTCTAAGATTTTGAGTTGGTTCATATCCATCTAACCAAATGTACTCTAACTTAATTTTAGCCATAATAATATAAATTAATTTTTTTGTTTTTTTCGTTGGGTCAAATATAGATTTATTTTTTTAGCCGTAAAAATTAGGGGGCTGTTTTGTTTATGTCTCTATTATTTTTTGGATAAGCGCAATTTTCTGAGGGGTATATTTTTAAAAAAGCAATTTTTAACACTATTAAAAAATAAATTCGTAAAAATTACAGCTGTTTTTTATAAATCAGGGTTAAGGAATTATGAAAAAATGTTTATTTAATGAAGAATACTGATGTATTTTGTTACATTTCTTTAAATCAAATTCATTATTCTTTGAAAAAAGCATCTTACATTGAAAAATCGTCGAATAAAAATCTCAAATTTATCCTATAAACAGCCTTTTTATTTGTTTATATTTGTCGATCATTTTTTAGTAAAAATTATTACAAATTTTAAACTTATTATACATGTCAACATTACGTTTCCAGGCCTTGAGAGATGCTTCTACAAGAAAGCCAGTACATTTTGAAGAAATCGATAGAAAATCTAACATTTTTGGCGCAAATGTGTTTAATGAAAAAGCTATGAAGCAGTTTTTGACTTCAGATGCTTTAAAGGGAGTTAGAGATGCCATCCAGCACGGAACTAAAATAGACAGAAAACTGGCAGATTATATCGCCATGGGAATGAAAGAATGGGCTTTATCTAAAGGTGTTACTCATTATACACACTGGTTTCAGCCGCTTACAGGAACAACAGCAGAAAAACACGATGCTTTTTTTGAAGTTTCATATGACGGAAGTGATCCTGTAGAGAAATTTGGCGGAGCGCAACTGGTACAACAAGAACCGGATGCATCTAGTTTCCCGAATGGCGGAATCAGAAATACATTCGAAGCAAGAGGATATACGGCCTGGGATCCCACTTCTCCGGCATTTATTTACGGAACTACTTTATGTATTCCGACTGTATTTATTGCTTATACAGGAGAAGCATTAGACAATAAAATTCCGTTGTTAAGAGCTTTATCTGCTATAGATGAAGCAGCGACAGAAGTATGTAGATATTTTGATAAAAATGTAAAAAAGGTAACGGCTACTTTAGGATGGGAGCAGGAATATTTCCTTATTGATAAAGCATTGGCCAATTCCCGTCCTGACTTGATGATGACCGGGAGAACCTTATTAGGACATACGTCTGCAAAAGGGCAACAATTAGATGATCATTATTTTGGTTCTATTCCAACTCGTGCCCTTACTTATATGAGAGATTTAGAGCAGGAATGTATGTTGTTGGGAATTCCGGTAAAAACACGTCATAACGAAGTAGCACCAAATCAGTTTGAGCTGGCACCCATTTTCGAAGAAACCAATCTTGCGGTAGATCATAACTCCTTATTAATGGATGTGATGCAAAAAGTGGCCGAGCGTCACGACTTTAAAGTATTATTTCACGAAAAACCTTTTAAAGGAGTAAACGGATCAGGAAAACACAATAACTGGTCACTGGCAACAGATACAGGAGTTAATTTATTGAGTCCGAGTAAAACGCCAATGAGTAATTTACAATTTTTGACTTTCTTTATTAATACCATAAAAGCAGTTAATGATTACGAAACTTTATTAAGAGCGGCGATCGCAACAGCAAGTAACGATCACAGGTTAGGAGCAAATGAAGCACCGCCGGCAATTATCTCTGTTTTTATTGGGGCACAATTAACAAAAGTTTTATCTGAGTTAGAAAGTGTGACAACAGGAAAATTGTCTCCTGAAGAAAAAACAGATTTAAAACTGAATGTAGTAGGTAAAATCCCGGACGTTCTGCTTGATAATACAGACAGAAACAGAACTTCGCCTTTTGCCTTTACCGGAAATAAATGGGAATTCAGAGCAGTGGGATCAAATTCAAACTGTTCGAACGCGATGACCACTTTGAATGCGATTGTAGCCAAACAATTAAAAGACTTTAAAATAGAAGTTGATACTTTGATCGAGTCGAAAGACATGAAAAAAGATGATGCTATTTTTAATGTTTTAAGAGAATACATTAAACAATCTAAAAAAATACTTTTTGAAGGTGACGGATATAGTGACAGTTGGGAAAAAGAAGCGGCAAAAAGAGGTTTAAGTAATTTTAAAACTACTCCGGAAGCAATTAAGGCCAAAGTTTCGAAACAAGCTTTGGATTTGTTTTCTGAATTAGGAATTCTAAACCATGTAGAAGCCGAAGCGCGTTACGAAATAGAATTAGAAGAATACACTAAAAAGATCCAGATTGAAGGAAGAGTTTTGGGTGACATTGCAAGAAACCACGTTATCCCAACAGCAATTCGTTACCAAAATACTTTAATTGAGAATGTAAAAGGTTTGAAAGAAATCTTTGGAAAAGAATTCGAAACCATTGCAAAAGAGCAAATCG encodes:
- a CDS encoding TerC family protein, translating into MIVWILFLLAVVFILALDLGVFNKNPHIISTKEASKWTLIWVTLSFLFSGVIYWLYTTDYIANPDNLKPAVASMKFITGYLIELSLSVDNIFVIAIIFASFKIPQKYQHRVLFWGILGAVIFRGLMIFFGVMLINKFAWTTYVFGLFLLFTAIKMLFSGEDDDFQPKDSFVYKTLGKIIPITAEMDGEKFFISTKTAKRAATPLFVALIVIEVMDVLFAVDSVPAILAITSDPFLVFSSNIFAILGLRSMYFFLANMLAKFSYLEYSLVAILAFVGLKMLLHEWIHVPEWASLGFIALSLLVGILVSLKFGKEKELTDTDLEQE
- a CDS encoding glutamine synthetase beta-grasp domain-containing protein, translating into MAKIKLEYIWLDGYEPTQNLRSKTKVEEHENFKGTLEELGNWSFDGSSTKQAEGGSSDCLLVPVAIYPDPTRINGYLVMSEVMYADGAPHPSNGRATIDDDNDDFWFGFEQEYFIMDTKTLLPLGFPVGGYPAPQGMYYCSVGGKNTHGRKLVEEHADLCIAAGLNFEGINQEVACGQWEFQLFAKGAKKAGDEIWVARYLLDRLTEKYGYYIEYHPKPLGDTDWNGSGMHANFSNEVLRTCGSKETYEKICEAFRPVVAEHIAVYGAYNDQRLTGKHETASIHDFSYGVSDRGASIRIPLYTVQKGWKGYLEDRRPASNGDPYKIAARIIKTVKSAL
- a CDS encoding glutamine synthetase III; the encoded protein is MSTLRFQALRDASTRKPVHFEEIDRKSNIFGANVFNEKAMKQFLTSDALKGVRDAIQHGTKIDRKLADYIAMGMKEWALSKGVTHYTHWFQPLTGTTAEKHDAFFEVSYDGSDPVEKFGGAQLVQQEPDASSFPNGGIRNTFEARGYTAWDPTSPAFIYGTTLCIPTVFIAYTGEALDNKIPLLRALSAIDEAATEVCRYFDKNVKKVTATLGWEQEYFLIDKALANSRPDLMMTGRTLLGHTSAKGQQLDDHYFGSIPTRALTYMRDLEQECMLLGIPVKTRHNEVAPNQFELAPIFEETNLAVDHNSLLMDVMQKVAERHDFKVLFHEKPFKGVNGSGKHNNWSLATDTGVNLLSPSKTPMSNLQFLTFFINTIKAVNDYETLLRAAIATASNDHRLGANEAPPAIISVFIGAQLTKVLSELESVTTGKLSPEEKTDLKLNVVGKIPDVLLDNTDRNRTSPFAFTGNKWEFRAVGSNSNCSNAMTTLNAIVAKQLKDFKIEVDTLIESKDMKKDDAIFNVLREYIKQSKKILFEGDGYSDSWEKEAAKRGLSNFKTTPEAIKAKVSKQALDLFSELGILNHVEAEARYEIELEEYTKKIQIEGRVLGDIARNHVIPTAIRYQNTLIENVKGLKEIFGKEFETIAKEQIVLIKEISGHIEGINSKVLAMTDERRTANHLTDAQKMAEAYCNKVKPYFEDIRNHCDKLELLVDDESWTLTKYRELLFTK